From Streptomyces sp. NBC_00683, one genomic window encodes:
- a CDS encoding response regulator codes for MAKTRTQPLRRTYSRRVSGAYGRVLVVDDNKVIRQLIRVNLELEGFEVVTAADGVECLDLVHRVCPDVITLDVVMPRLDGIQTAVRLRADPRTRDLPVAVVSACTPYEVDSGVAAGIDAFLAKPFEPSELVRIVHRLMRRKDSPSVDGRHGAGRAGSTAG; via the coding sequence GTGGCCAAAACCCGGACGCAGCCCCTCCGGCGGACCTACTCTCGAAGGGTGTCAGGGGCGTACGGCCGCGTGCTTGTTGTGGACGACAACAAGGTCATCCGGCAGCTGATCAGGGTCAATCTCGAGCTGGAGGGCTTCGAGGTCGTGACCGCGGCCGATGGTGTCGAGTGTCTGGATCTGGTCCACCGGGTCTGCCCGGATGTGATCACGCTCGATGTGGTGATGCCCCGACTCGACGGAATCCAGACCGCTGTCCGGCTGCGCGCCGATCCGCGGACACGCGACCTGCCCGTCGCCGTTGTCAGTGCCTGCACGCCGTACGAGGTGGACTCGGGGGTGGCCGCCGGGATCGACGCCTTCCTGGCGAAGCCGTTCGAGCCGAGCGAGCTGGTGCGGATCGTCCACCGCCTGATGCGCAGGAAGGACTCGCCGTCGGTCGACGGCAGACACGGTGCCGGGAGGGCCGGGAGCACGGCCGGATGA
- the nrtL gene encoding ArgS-related anticodon-binding protein NrtL has protein sequence MTPTDLSRTVLRAVRRAVDEDVLHAPVPARVRVERTRPGGSGDYACAVALQLAGPAALPAREVASILRDRVAAAPGIGRVEITGPGFLNFTLDASADTAARAALVRDVREQGLRYGRCTTDAGRLHRLHHAPEVRAAVHAQVVGRLLRTQGGQVLIGCTGAADPGWERLGVVAGPRQGPEESIEIRPVPARATATELLARLGRDAALWGLLRPAAHDHAPLGDELLVQGEANALFLVRYAHARARAFTRSAEQLGFAGAYDEDVDAPALHAALADHVGVLASAARHHAPDRLARHLETVARAFFDLHDTNPPLPVGDEKPSAAHRSRLALAEAAGTVLAGGLFLLGISAPEHL, from the coding sequence GTGACCCCCACAGATCTCTCCCGAACCGTGCTGCGCGCTGTGCGCCGCGCGGTCGACGAGGACGTCCTGCACGCGCCCGTGCCCGCGCGCGTGCGGGTGGAGCGGACACGACCCGGCGGCAGCGGCGACTACGCCTGCGCCGTCGCCCTCCAGCTGGCCGGTCCCGCCGCGCTCCCGGCCCGGGAGGTCGCGAGCATCCTGCGCGACCGGGTGGCGGCGGCGCCCGGCATCGGGCGGGTCGAGATCACCGGGCCCGGTTTCCTGAACTTCACGCTCGACGCGTCCGCCGACACGGCCGCCCGCGCCGCGCTCGTACGCGACGTACGGGAGCAGGGCCTCCGGTACGGACGGTGCACCACGGACGCCGGGCGGCTCCACCGGCTCCACCACGCGCCCGAGGTCCGGGCCGCGGTCCACGCCCAGGTGGTCGGGCGCCTCCTGCGGACGCAGGGCGGCCAGGTGCTCATCGGCTGCACCGGAGCGGCCGACCCCGGGTGGGAGCGGCTGGGCGTCGTGGCCGGCCCCCGTCAGGGGCCGGAGGAGAGCATCGAGATCCGTCCCGTGCCCGCCCGCGCCACCGCCACCGAGCTCCTGGCGCGCCTGGGGCGGGACGCCGCGCTGTGGGGCCTGCTGCGGCCCGCGGCCCATGACCACGCCCCGCTGGGCGACGAGCTCCTCGTCCAGGGCGAGGCCAACGCGCTCTTCCTGGTCCGCTACGCCCACGCGCGCGCCCGCGCATTCACAAGGAGCGCGGAGCAGCTCGGGTTCGCCGGCGCGTACGACGAGGACGTGGACGCACCCGCGCTGCACGCCGCGCTCGCCGACCATGTCGGCGTACTCGCCTCCGCCGCCCGCCACCACGCTCCCGACCGGCTCGCCCGGCACCTGGAGACGGTGGCGCGCGCCTTCTTCGACCTCCACGACACGAACCCGCCGCTCCCCGTCGGCGACGAGAAACCCTCGGCCGCCCACCGCTCCCGGCTGGCTCTTGCCGAAGCCGCCGGGACGGTGCTGGCAGGCGGCCTGTTCCTGCTCGGCATCAGCGCGCCCGAACACCTCTGA
- a CDS encoding ArsR/SmtB family transcription factor, with the protein MLRVYFTSEDLARVRVAPGPDFLWEISNSVQTLQRRDGESVFGAWRHWARPRLSGSRTLLAGLLPPRGYSPDFLTPTSGDRTTLQASLDTLMSTPHPRLRTDLAHLASSPHVPGWVSSLASGDSDALRRLGDALHTYQLEALAPYWPRVRAHIEADRAVRLDSLLDRGTEGLLAGLGPHIRWRAPVLEVTYPVDQQLHLGGRGLVLQPSFFCWPTPTTLADGELPPVLVYPIHHAADWAEPAPDARPSQGSGPLGPLLGHTRAGILRAARTGCSTGEAARLLQVTHPAVSQHVNVLRAAGLITTVRRAGRSFHVATAEGRALLATEERGGPRP; encoded by the coding sequence ATGTTGCGGGTGTACTTCACATCCGAGGACCTGGCGCGGGTTCGGGTGGCCCCAGGACCTGACTTCCTCTGGGAGATCAGCAACAGCGTGCAGACCCTGCAGCGCCGCGACGGCGAGAGCGTGTTCGGCGCGTGGCGCCACTGGGCGCGGCCGAGGCTCTCCGGCAGCCGCACACTGCTGGCCGGCCTGCTGCCGCCCCGCGGCTACTCCCCCGACTTCCTCACCCCCACGTCGGGCGACCGCACCACCTTGCAGGCGTCCCTCGACACCCTGATGAGCACTCCGCACCCACGGCTGCGCACCGATCTGGCGCATCTGGCGTCCTCGCCGCACGTGCCCGGCTGGGTCAGCTCCCTGGCCTCGGGCGACAGCGATGCCCTCCGCCGTCTGGGCGATGCCCTGCACACCTATCAGCTGGAGGCGCTCGCACCGTACTGGCCGCGTGTCCGCGCACACATCGAGGCCGACCGTGCGGTCCGGCTGGACAGCCTCCTCGACCGGGGCACCGAGGGGCTGCTGGCCGGCCTGGGTCCGCACATCCGCTGGCGGGCGCCCGTGCTGGAGGTCACGTACCCGGTGGATCAGCAGCTTCATCTGGGCGGGCGGGGCCTCGTGCTGCAGCCGTCGTTCTTCTGCTGGCCCACGCCGACCACCCTGGCGGACGGTGAACTGCCACCCGTTCTCGTGTACCCCATCCACCACGCCGCCGACTGGGCCGAGCCCGCTCCCGATGCCCGCCCCTCTCAAGGCTCCGGCCCCCTGGGGCCGCTGCTGGGGCACACCCGTGCCGGCATTCTGCGCGCGGCCCGCACCGGCTGTTCCACCGGCGAGGCCGCCCGCCTCCTGCAGGTGACCCACCCCGCCGTCAGCCAGCACGTGAACGTGCTGCGTGCGGCCGGTCTGATCACCACGGTCCGCAGGGCCGGCCGGTCCTTCCACGTCGCGACCGCGGAAGGCCGCGCCCTGCTCGCCACCGAGGAGCGGGGCGGGCCGAGGCCCTGA